The region CAGCTCTGCTGTCAGCATAGTCCCTACAGTGTAGGTAATTAATGACTCCCCGACACCTGGGCTGGGCACAATGGGGCTGAATTGGCACCTGGATAgacaaggccttgtctacactacttaAAAAGAGGGtgtggatgggggaagagagacacACTTGTATAGACTAGCCACTCACATTTTAAGGACCAATTGTTCTTCTAGATAGTGTTAAAATGCTGGCAGCTAGTCACTAGGCCATCTAGGCTATCACAGCTGGTGGAGCAGGACTACTGGATAAGAAAGAATGAAATTTCCTCCTCTGGAGTAAGGAAGTTGAAATGAAAAGTCTAGGGTAGGCACAGCCTTTGGCATGAGCAGTTTAATTAGTTTAAAGGAAAGAAGTTGTACACAGGCTGGCAAAACTGCATTACCTGAAACTGCTTCAGAAATGCTTTTGAACACAGCTCAGCCTGTAGAATAAAGGGACTAGAGCTACAGAAAATGGTCCAGTACCAGCTCttctctgaggctaggtctacactacccgcctgaatctgcgggtagaaatcgatctctcggggatcgaattatcacgtctcgtcgggacgcgacaatcgatccccgaatcgacacgctTATTCCACCAGCGGAgataggagtaagtgccgtcgacggggagccgtggaggtcgattttgccaccgtcctcacagcggggtaagtcggcgccgatacgtcgaattcagctacgcgaatagcgtagctgaatttgcgtctcttaaatcgacccccccccccccccgcagtgaagacctgccctgtgTCATTCTTGAATAACTGCCTCAATCTCCTATTAGGGAGCCCTGTGGTACTGGAAGAGCTGTCCTTTGGATAAGATGAACTCAAGGCTTTAAGCAGCAGTGACCTTTTGAACAATAGCATTTTGCACAGGAGGTGGCACATTAACACTAGCTGATCTGGGCAAATTACAATCTGAGTACATTCTACCTGCACTTCCTCTGGCATTTCACCAGGCTAGAGCAGTAATTCTTAAACTACAGCCACCCTCCCTCACCAGAGAGAGGAAATAGAGTGGGAGGTTAGGCAGTGCACATTTCTTGTTTTAAGAAGTCATCTAACTACAGAAGAGTTAGAAAAACACTGGGATACAATATTCTTCTGTCCTGAATTACTGGTGAAGGTGTTAGGTTCTTAGACAGTAGATATGTTTCTTCCCAAAGAGCTGGATACATGGCAGTAGCATGTGCACTACACACAGCAACTGAAGTATGCAAGAGCTCATTTGATGTGGAAGAATGCTAAGGTACATTAAAAGTGAAATCATTGGTACACAATATTTGATTTTATGAGAAGTGGTTAAATAGTTATTTATAACCTAAAGCATGGGATTAAATAAAAAAGCATCAATAAAATATGAACTGACATCTACCACTGATTATTTCATTGTGGAGGGAGTGGAAAGGTTTCCCCACCAGCAAGGACATTCCATGGCTTTGTCTTACAAATAAGTCACTGCAACCTTGATATTACTGCCATATTGTGACTGGGGCAGTAGCCTGCAGTACACATACACTATAGTAAACATAGCAAAATGCATTTGCACAATGTAGTTTAACAAACCTTTCCTATATTTAAATGTATGAAATATGTAACTTAAACAGTCAATGCACTAGATCAACTATCAATATAGTGCCAGTGCTGGTAATAGGAAATTTGTTTTTGTCAATACATTAAGCAGGTATGTTTGAATTCTCCCTTCTCTACTCAAATTCTTGTTCTGCaatccccctgctgctgctggcactctGAATGGCCCTGAcagcagcacctgctgctcaACTGTTGCAGGGGACAGATTCTGGCCTCCATGTAGGTTATGTTCTTTTTTAATCTTGATTTGTCACACTAGTTTAATGTAAAGGCAACATAGCTTCACCTATTGAACAACACAGTTACTCTGCTTCCATTAATGATGATGTTGCCAACATAGCAAACACCTAGAGTCTGGACCACATAGCTTCTAGGCTGAGTGGGTTATGTAGTTTTAAAGGTACTTCTTATCATATTTCAGATTCTTAGATTAAAGCAACTTTAGTATAGCACCATTCATCTTTCTTCCATATCCTCACCTTGTACCCCATCAGCATATCACAAAGCACCAGTACACTGAATGTGACAGTTACATGTTTAATACTGAAGAGTGAGCTAGAACGAAGCACCAATAGTGGCAGCTAAATGTGGATTACAGAATGAGTGACTGACTGTTTGGATCAATGTATACTGATATCGAAAATCATGGAGGATAAACAAGCCCACactgtactttttttttccccccctctcagaGTAACAACTTCAGCTAGTGAAAGTAATGGTGCTCTGTCTTCCAAATTCAGATTTAGCTGTCAGCAGAATTCACTGTGTAAAGTAGGACTAGTGAATTAATCTGCTAGGAGAAAGttgatggcaaaaaaaaaatagaaatatactTTTCTAACATGACATTTTACTTAGCAGTTCAGAAGGTGATGGCCATTTGCTAACTTACCTGCCATCACAAAGGATGAATGCAAAAATCACATGGAGGGCCCAAGAGGTCAAAGACTTGTATAAAGGGCTTAATTTTTTCACTCTTGCATTGTTTGCTGAAGAGAAATTCCATCTTTCCTAGCCCATggaattcagatttttaaaaaacaaacaagggcGAAGAAATACTTGTGTAAGCATTTTTATAGCAGTGGAGAATTATATGAAGGGAGGCAGCTACAGTGTCTGTTCATAGGCAAGCTGATGGAAAAAAAACTTCTCCATGCTTAAACAATCCAACCCTTCTAACATGTTTAGTAATTAAAACCTTATATCCAATTATTTCTCATGAAGACAAAGATTATCTAGTTCTTACTGTACTTGCTCCAACAATACCTACTGGTCTTCTACAAGAATACCTTATCCAGCAAATCCTGGTCATTTGGTGTCAAttattttgaccatttaaaatggaaattcaTTGACACATATCATTTTGTATACTCCGATCAGTGGCTGAAGTTCAACAATGATAAAGACAACTCTACAAAATCCTCAGCCCAGTGCTGGACTGGAGCTCAGTTTGATTTCAGAGTAAATATGCTGCTAATTCTCTTTATTTCATAGTAATGCAGAGTCACTTTAGATATCAAGTCCCATTTCACTGCCTAGAACACAAGTAGACAAATTTAGACTCGGTTTGCAGGATGAAgtttataaaattaaatatttctgtaacaagattgaaaactgtttttcattttaataaactatttaaaaacaaagtttaaatAAACACAAGACAAAGTCAAACATGAAATCTAAAGTTAGACAAAAATCCTAAATTACTTTAACCCACAAGTGGATTTCTGATTGGTCTTGTTAGTGGGCTTAGTTACAGTGTTTGGGAGCATTCCTTTGTCCTAATCTTCATGTGCCTTTCTTCCACTTGACTCCCCTCTCCCTAAATCTTTCCTCACTTTGCCTTTAGTTCTACTTGAACAGTCACTGGTCCCCAGAGTTTTAAGTCAAGAGGTTTGTTTATGGAAGGTGGAATAGTGAGGCCATAGACATCAGGGCTCCATCTTACCAAACTGATTCTCTTCCCTTGCAAGTCAATAAATTAGGCTAAATCACACCCACACCTTGATCTGAACACACAgaagttttcagttgcttacaatGGGCAGGGAAGGATGGATACAAATGTATCCCCCTTCAGTCCCAGGTATCCAACCTGGAAAGGTCTCCCGGCCTTCTCTGAATAGCCCCATCATTTCTCCTGACAAACAATGCTATAACCAAGGGTACTACCAGTGGAACTATGCTGCTGTGGAATTGGGGCACCAGAGCTGGTGGCAGAAAAAGGGCCTCCATAAAATAAACTTGACAAGTCAGATTGGGGAATGACATTTGCCTCCCAAACAGGaaactggggagaggaggcttttacAAGAATCCATCCTCTTTCTCCTACAAAGTCCATTCACAATTTGTGTGGTAATTAAAGTTCCAATTTTGCTAGACTTCAAAAATTAAATAATATCCTTGATATCTTATAATGCACGTGgttaaatgtaatttttcaaCAGGGTCCttgactagtttttttttttttttaaatacttcagaTTAAAAAGTGAACTGTTTTAGGAAGTCACGTCAGCCTCAGGAGTTTCAGCGTGCATGACTTAACCACACAATCCAACAAAATGTTTGATTCCACACATCTGACTATTAGTCTTCTCATATCAATGGTCAAAAATCTCCAAGTCCCTCTGGTCAATGACCAAAGAAAGAATTCAGCCTTAATGGACACAGTACACAAAGGAAATTTCTTCCCAGGTTACATTTAAATGCTTATTTTAACGATGTATTGGCAGAATTTCTGTCTGAAATGGAAGAATGAGTTTGAAAAATGTAAGTTACAAATAGCATTTTAAATTATACGTCTAATTGTTTAGTACACAAGCATTACGCATCCAATGCATCATAATTCTATTAAGTGTGAAACTGCTTCATCTTTACGTGTCTTTATATCAGATGATGATTCTTTTGCATCCAGTTTCTCCTTCAAATTCTCTTCTTCTAGAAAAAGAATGTAGTGGTATATAAACGTATAGTATTAAAAAATTTGACATACCAGATAGCCTTAGGAAAAAGGCTGTAGTGTTTCAGGACACTTCCTACAGATACAATTGTTCCAAATCAGGGAAAGGAAAAATTCCCATATCTGCACAACCAAAGAAGCTGCAACTAATAACTAGAGAGGATTCTGGTGTACACCAACACTGGAAGTACAACCTGTAAGCAGCCAATTTGAAGTGTTATTGCTGTTTGGTATATGTAAAAGCATCAATTATGTAGCAATATATATTAACTACCCGCTGCTGCCGAGGGAGAAAAGGCTTATCAAATGTGGACTACAGGAGTGATGATCTTTAAGTCACTTCCAATAAATGAGAACGTTACTGAATGTGGATTACTCAGAGCTCTCAGCAAGCAGGGCCAAGGGAGAACTAGTTTAAGTGTCTGCTTGATTTCCTTCCATGGCATTGCATGTATTCGTAATAAGCAATCTGGTCCCAAACCATTTAGGACATTTAGCTTTCAGGTGTCATCTAAGCTGTTTATAAGTTAACTGACAGCAAGTACAATTTAAGAAGGACCACTTAACCAAGCAGTTACATTCATTACTATCTTCAATTTCTTGATAGCTGCAGGATGCAGCCCCGTAGAGTGCATTGCAATCTTGTAGTCTGTCATTGTCCCTTTAAGATTAACCTGTTAAATTCAACTTATCAACTTTTTCATTTGACATTTAAGTGAAAGTGTCCTGGATACTTACTGCAGACTGACAGTTGAGTAGGGTCCACGTTAAATGCAAGTGCACTTACAAAGCTAATTCCTGTCATACTAATTACTCAAGTATACTGACTGATGCTTAAGGGTGTGCCAGTAAATGCCTAGTGTCACTGTATTTCTGTTTCTGGTGTGGAAAGCTATGTTGTGTTTCATTAGCGTAAGTATTACCTAGGTGTCTCTCGCATTTTGGGGTCTATAGTCTGGCAAAGACTCCCATAGTTCCATATTTGGAAAATGTAACTTGCAAGATATGGACTTTATCAATTTAATCACCCACCTCTGGGGAGAAGTGTCATTTTTCAAGAAAGGAAAACTATGCATATGTGAAATCTTTAGAAACGAGTATATTGGAGGATGACTGTCCGGaatatagcaacagagggtcctgtggcaactttgagactaacagaagtattgggagcataagctttcgtgggtaagaacctcacttcttgacttgcatctgaagtgaggttcttacccacgaaagcttatgctcccaatacttctgttagtctcaaaggtgccacaggaccctgttgctttttacggattcagactaacacggctacccctctgatacttgtactgaatatacactttttaaaaagtttaaaaggcTCCCTCTACTCCACTGCTGAAAAGACTAAGACATCAGAAAGTGCACACAACCCAAAGGTCAGATCTACATCTTTCTCGCtccttccatgatttttttttttaatatatatatacatatatatacacacacacacacacacacacccctacattgCTCCTTCCAGGGAGAATGACAGTAGCTGTAATTGTGGCAACAATCCACTACCTTGGTGGTTCCCTTCTTCCCCTTAACTCCTAAAGCAGAAGCCAAGTGCTCAGATTATGTTCAGGAAACCCAGAAGTGAAGAGTTCCACATGTACAGATAGTGGCACAATCCTGTCAAAAGCACAAACTTACCCTTCAAGTTATGCAGGAAGTCTCCAGGTTTCTTTTGCATCATTGGCCTTAGTCTGTCTTGAACTGGAGAAAATGCAATCAGTGGAGAAAAAGTGTGCCTTCTTTCAAAAAGAGACATGCGTGAAGGTGTCTTGATATACTCTGCATCCAATGCATAGAGTTTTCCTAGAGGACTAAATACTTCTTTTGTTTCTGTGCATCCTGGAGTAAGGTTTATCTCTGATCTATGCCTCAGAAATTGTTTTCTAGGTGACTGAAATGAATCTGCCTCATTTCCAAAAACTGTCTTTTTCAGTGCTTCATACCTGTTGCGAATAGACTGTAAATCCTGTTTGCATTCTTGAGCGGCCCATTCATTTTTCACTATGTTTTCTAAAGACTTGCTGTCCCTTGAGTTACCTTCGACTTCATCATCAGTCTCTAAACTTTTAGAGCTATTAAGACTTATGTTGCCAAGTTCCTCTGGAAGAGTTTCATGTAGTATTCCAAACTGGATAACTTCATGACTGTCAGAACTAGTACCACTTACCATTTGAGAGGCATCCCATGACAGAGTTGTATGCATTGAAGAATTCTGACAAAAATAAGGTGATAGAGCATCtgttttaatctctctctctgcactatTATCCAGAGGATTCATGCTCTTATCTACAGCTGGAAAGACAGATTCTTCTAGATTTTCTGTGAGACTTTTACTTGAAACAGTATGTTTTGATCCAAGCTCCCAGGAGCTTTCGTTATCTGGCATTCTTGTAGCTGGTATCTGTGTTGGCAATTCACTGATGTGACTAACCACCACCTGCTTTTTAGGTGCAGGTGTCATCCAGCTTACTGAAGATTTCCCTTCTAGTAAATTAGAAACATTAAGGTCAGACATGTGAGATGAAGACATAAAGCAGGCCATACTAGAATCTATTCGGCTACAAATTGCAGACTCTAGATCCAATGGAGCTTCTTTTGTCACCATTTCAGTCTGAGCCAACTCTGTATCCGAAGGATCTTCAGCTTGAATAGCTTTTCTCCATGAGCTTCTAATTTCAGTAACTAAGATTGAAACAAATTAAGAACATACTTAAGGGCAATTCCATATTGTTTAGCCACCTATTTTTCTacttttataaaaatgtaaacatgCTACCTTTGAAACGATTGATGTTTTCCCACCCATGCCCCGAATGCCGACAGCACAGAGGTGATGGCATGGGAGTtctataccagtgtttctcaaacttttagATACCAGAAACCACTTTTTGcctcctaaactgtgtcagggagatctctgGGACTGGCGCCAGTCCGTGCaccagtcattgagaaacactgctctacactGCCTTAGTCATACTATGTTCATTTTGTTACAGGTACTATGTTGTGTTACAGATAATAAGTATGTCATCTTGATGACAACTGTTAGGAGTTAAAGCCATTGTGATTGAACAGTgtttggaggggtggggctgtCCTTTAACATGGCAGCATCTCTATTAAACAGAAATTCACTGAAGTTTAACTACtctacattatgaaaacagaacTTACTCAGATTTTCTGGAGTTCGTGGGATCTGTTTCCTTGTTAAGAAAGGGTTAGACGCTAATGAGCCAATTAGGTCATCTAACTCCATTCCTTTTCCTCCAGCACCCTGAGTCGATTCTGATACCACTACATCTGCAACCTGTAGGAGAAAGTTTAGAGAATGGAAACTCTTGAGGAAGATAATAACTTTTGTTCCTGCCAATAATAGCACTGAATGAATCCCATTCTCTCCACCCGCTCCAAAGCTTTAGGAGTTCCACAACccttgctgagagagagagagtcattaTGGAAAATGCGCCTTTTAAAGTGAGGAAGTGGGAAAAGAACGGAAAGCTTCCTGGTCAGAATATGAGACTGGAAATCAAATTCTGCATTCTATTCTCTAATTTACCACTGACTTGTTTCAGCCCATGCTTTAGTTCACCCATCTTTCTTTAACATTGAGACAAGATTCCCTGAGAGACAAGGAAGTGAGATTCATTATTAACCAGGAATTAAGAGTCCTGGATGAAAAGCATTTAAGAGAAGTATTAAGTTCCAATCTGTACAATTATGGGAAAAATCACAATCACTTAGGATGTCAATATTCTATTAATGAACAAATATTCTTGAGTGCAGTTGACAATTAACTACACCATTTCAGGGATGAAGACACTTAGTCTTCCATCTCACTATATAGCACAACTTTGAGGTTCTTGTAACAAAAAGTCCCTTCGAAGAACTTAAAGTGCCTGGACACATCGGCCACGTCCAAATGTTTGTCCAACAATATTCAGATGCTATAGTTAAATGCCAAAATATGTACTAGTTATAGACCTAAGATCAGTTTTGTAAGTTGTAGAAAGCTTTCAGTAAGTGAAATAAAGGAAAAACCATCAACTCTGTCaagcatataaaaaaaaaatgcatgaatgGTACAATAAGCTCTATGTCACCAGGGTATGCTTAATCACATAGTCTCCCAAGGAAGACCAATGACGGCTGCTTAATAAGAACAAGCAATCTTTGATTAACAGCATGGTTTAGTTTCATGAATCTTATACTGGCTCTGATAGTTTGTTGCCTTAATAGCTTTCAGTCCCTTCTATATTTGTGTGATATAGAAAAGGAATTCAAACTTTCTACCCTCCCTCTTCTGGGCTATTAGTTTGTTCCATCAACGGCAGCTACGTATACTTGACTATTATTCTATTTACTGCACAGTGTCAGCAGTAGATGCAATAGAGGGACAGGCTTAAGCCCTCTCCCAGTGGAAGTAGGCCTATTTACAGAAATCTAATACAAATACAGAAATGAGGTACTTTAGAAAAATCCAAGCACTGTAAACACTCTCCAGTAATATTATGGGCTTTATAGATTCCTGCACAGCAGCATTACTTTTCTTCTGGTAAATCAGAAAGGCCACCACCCACTAGGATATTCCAATTAAGAGTATTCTATTGTACTGTATTTGGGCAATGTGTACTTTTAAATTATAGCCTTTATCCTTTTCTTCTTAAAGGACTGAAAATTAAGCTTAGACAGCTACAATTAAATAAGAACAGTTATCATAAACAAATGGAGTACCAAGATCAAATTATCTTTAGAAGATCAGGATTAGTGAATGAAGTGTAATTAAGAAATGAAGCCTCTCCTAACCTCTTCTGCCAGTTGCTCTTGTGCTTTCTTAACGGGATCTTCTCTTCTAATTGCAGTTGGTGATTGGAGTACATGAGTGTCTCCGTTCTCCCAAGCTTCTATTGGTCTAGGTTTGTGCACTgcatattttaagattttttgaGAAACAGACCGTTCTTTCCTTTTTGGAGTTGTAGTATGTACATCCTAAAGGAATATAAAGAAGTTTTTAAGCCTTATATTGTGAAAATGTAAAACCTGAAGGAACTACCATACTAAACTGCACAGCACCTGTAGTGTCAACTATTTAATCAAATAGTAAATCAAACACTGAAAAACATTTGTTCCAGTCAGATTTTAAGTGGACACAAAGCATGCCTACTACGTAGGTAAAGTGTTGCATATAGATAACAGCAAGCCCTTGGGTTTGCCCTTTCTGTGCCTAGTGCAGCCAAGATGCAGCAAAGGTGCTTTTTAGACCATACTTACATTCCTCAACCTGGGACCACCATGCAAACCCCGAAGCATAATTTAGGATTGGCCCTATGGATGGTGCTCAAGTTGTGCTGCCACTTCAGAGCCCCCAGAAGGAGCTGTTCCAACAACCAGATATTACTAGTGTAGTA is a window of Malaclemys terrapin pileata isolate rMalTer1 chromosome 6, rMalTer1.hap1, whole genome shotgun sequence DNA encoding:
- the HAUS6 gene encoding HAUS augmin-like complex subunit 6 — protein: MSVWEKEHLWLYLLALGFEPGAGAAAAAGRLSIHLSLGVNMFDKPNKDAFHVVARFLFTKLDHSRSIEIFRFCCPPADKKGDAEFRKQCCEWLKKISDECGNSFPPVVASLFLSPGGPKFIHLMYHFARYVILQHMKKDSEDPNIHLPEAVNSRPRDSYKAAARYRVACIRFLQSIQREDFVIREYQRKAQLLTKQIRDPRSECAELHKLLQKMEQNSQKQSNKAERVQKVRSRWASVMETLTFLEKEKEVVDSVIDGHVDQYALDGTNVTINVPRLLLDKIENQMYKLHIGNVYEAGKLNLLTVIQLLNEALKILRYERQQVDHEALKLDLQYIEGKTKFQNKILLGLKSMRHKLKREDHVSIVESIAEKQRDWDMKWENFLGQSPFSLIKDQNPVLDLLPAMSPLSFDPATEEAYKSSVFCKYPASIPDTPKKDCRANDDKKEDATMESIMETTSSGRMLSHLQSATQSFLTAEPSSVVLEKDVHTTTPKRKERSVSQKILKYAVHKPRPIEAWENGDTHVLQSPTAIRREDPVKKAQEQLAEEVADVVVSESTQGAGGKGMELDDLIGSLASNPFLTRKQIPRTPENLITEIRSSWRKAIQAEDPSDTELAQTEMVTKEAPLDLESAICSRIDSSMACFMSSSHMSDLNVSNLLEGKSSVSWMTPAPKKQVVVSHISELPTQIPATRMPDNESSWELGSKHTVSSKSLTENLEESVFPAVDKSMNPLDNSAEREIKTDALSPYFCQNSSMHTTLSWDASQMVSGTSSDSHEVIQFGILHETLPEELGNISLNSSKSLETDDEVEGNSRDSKSLENIVKNEWAAQECKQDLQSIRNRYEALKKTVFGNEADSFQSPRKQFLRHRSEINLTPGCTETKEVFSPLGKLYALDAEYIKTPSRMSLFERRHTFSPLIAFSPVQDRLRPMMQKKPGDFLHNLKEEENLKEKLDAKESSSDIKTRKDEAVSHLIEL